A single genomic interval of Methylobacterium bullatum harbors:
- the cheY_4 gene encoding Chemotaxis protein CheY: MKNCLVVDDSAVIRKVARRILETMNFKVGEAEDGAKALMACIEAMPDVILLDWNMPTMDGYEFLRALRQTPGGMVPKVLFCTTENDVGAIARALHAGADEYIMKPFDRDIVTAKLEQVGFGQEADAA, translated from the coding sequence ATGAAGAACTGTCTCGTCGTCGACGATTCCGCCGTCATCCGGAAGGTCGCGCGGCGCATTCTCGAGACCATGAATTTCAAGGTCGGTGAAGCCGAGGATGGCGCCAAGGCCCTCATGGCTTGTATCGAAGCGATGCCCGACGTGATCCTGCTCGACTGGAACATGCCGACCATGGACGGCTACGAGTTCCTCCGCGCCCTGCGCCAGACCCCCGGCGGGATGGTGCCCAAGGTTCTGTTCTGCACCACCGAGAACGATGTCGGTGCCATCGCCAGGGCCCTGCATGCCGGCGCGGACGAGTACATCATGAAGCCCTTCGACCGCGACATCGTCACGGCCAAGCTCGAACAGGTGGGGTTCGGCCAGGAGGCCGATGCCGCCTGA
- the cheW_2 gene encoding Chemotaxis protein CheW — MQAANSNKGVETGAITDFITVFVADTMFGLAIDRVHDVFIPAGVTPVPLAPPEIVGLLNLRGRVVTALCLRRRLGLPDRADDSQKMAIGLEQGGETFALVVDGVGEVLKLGGDTHEPVPINLDSRWRNLSLGVHRLDGRLLVILDVDALLAFGTQRDIAGAA; from the coding sequence ATGCAGGCCGCCAACAGCAACAAGGGCGTCGAGACCGGCGCCATCACCGACTTCATCACGGTCTTCGTCGCCGACACCATGTTCGGCCTCGCCATCGACCGGGTCCACGACGTCTTCATCCCCGCCGGGGTGACGCCCGTCCCGCTGGCACCACCGGAGATCGTCGGTCTTCTGAACCTTCGCGGACGCGTGGTCACGGCCCTGTGCCTGCGCCGCCGTCTCGGTCTCCCGGATCGTGCCGACGATAGCCAGAAAATGGCGATCGGGCTCGAGCAGGGCGGAGAAACCTTCGCCCTCGTGGTCGACGGTGTCGGCGAGGTGCTGAAGCTGGGAGGCGACACGCACGAGCCGGTGCCGATCAACCTAGATTCCCGCTGGCGGAACCTCTCCCTCGGTGTGCACCGCCTCGATGGCCGGCTCCTCGTCATCCTCGATGTCGATGCGCTCCTCGCCTTCGGAACGCAGCGCGACATCGCTGGCGCCGCCTGA
- the cysQ gene encoding 3'(2'),5'-bisphosphate nucleotidase CysQ: MPLDPRMRDSIATTLTDIACEAGDILRRHHGGDCAHVIKPDGTPSSVADIASEKLIFDALRQRYPSIPIVSEESTHDLPPADLFFLVDPLDGTRDFLAGNPDYSVNICLIEGNRPVASAVAGPGIGRVWGAGATAFEAAIHRGRPTTRNAIRVRKVPEDGLVALVSRRHGDTETEACLAGLPIGQRRGVASALKFCLIASGEADIYVRCGPTMEWDTAAGDHVLTTAGGCVIVPSGREITYGHYGIFYRNGPFAALGDPSYTGRLGLPDRGPSVSTVRQEPAAQTTSPV; the protein is encoded by the coding sequence ATGCCCCTCGATCCGCGGATGCGCGACAGCATCGCGACGACATTGACCGACATCGCCTGTGAAGCCGGCGACATCCTCCGACGACATCACGGTGGCGACTGCGCGCACGTGATCAAGCCGGACGGGACTCCGTCGAGCGTCGCCGACATCGCATCCGAAAAGCTGATCTTCGATGCTCTGAGACAACGCTACCCGTCGATTCCCATCGTCTCCGAGGAATCCACTCACGACCTGCCGCCGGCCGACTTGTTCTTTCTGGTCGACCCTCTGGACGGCACCCGCGATTTTCTGGCCGGAAACCCGGATTACAGCGTGAATATCTGCCTGATCGAAGGGAACAGGCCGGTCGCATCGGCCGTGGCGGGTCCGGGCATCGGCCGCGTCTGGGGGGCCGGCGCCACCGCGTTCGAGGCGGCGATCCATCGCGGGCGACCGACGACGCGGAACGCGATCCGGGTCCGGAAGGTACCAGAGGACGGGCTCGTCGCCCTCGTCAGCCGGCGCCACGGCGATACCGAGACGGAGGCCTGCCTCGCAGGACTTCCCATTGGCCAGAGGCGCGGGGTCGCGTCGGCCCTGAAATTCTGCCTCATCGCGTCCGGCGAGGCCGACATCTATGTCCGCTGCGGCCCGACCATGGAATGGGACACCGCGGCCGGGGACCATGTACTGACCACCGCCGGCGGCTGCGTCATCGTGCCGTCGGGGCGCGAGATCACCTATGGCCATTACGGCATTTTCTACCGGAACGGCCCTTTCGCGGCCCTCGGGGATCCGAGCTATACGGGCCGCCTCGGTCTGCCCGATCGCGGGCCGAGCGTGAGCACGGTCCGCCAGGAACCTGCCGCACAGACCACGTCTCCGGTGTGA
- the ctrA gene encoding Cell cycle response regulator CtrA codes for MRVLLIEDDSATAQSIELMLKSESFNTYTTDLGEEGIDLGKLYDYDIILLDLNLPDMSGYEVLRNLRVAKVKTPILILSGMAGIEDKVKGLGFGADDYLTKPFHKDELVARIHAIVRRSKGHAQSVITTGDLIVNLDQKTVEVTGSRVHLTGKEYQMLELLSLRKGTTLTKEMFLNHLYGGMDEPELKIIDVFICKLRKKLANASSGKNYIETVWGRGYVLREPNEGEERIAV; via the coding sequence ATGCGGGTACTTCTGATCGAAGACGACAGCGCGACCGCGCAGAGCATCGAACTGATGCTCAAGTCGGAGAGCTTCAACACCTACACGACGGATCTCGGCGAGGAAGGAATCGACCTCGGCAAGCTCTACGACTACGACATCATCCTTCTCGACCTGAACCTGCCCGACATGTCGGGCTACGAGGTGCTGCGCAACCTGCGCGTGGCGAAGGTCAAGACGCCGATCCTGATCCTCTCCGGCATGGCCGGCATCGAGGACAAGGTGAAGGGCCTCGGCTTCGGAGCCGATGATTACCTCACCAAACCTTTCCATAAGGATGAGCTGGTCGCTCGCATTCACGCGATCGTCCGCCGTTCGAAGGGCCACGCCCAGTCGGTCATCACCACGGGCGACCTGATCGTGAACCTCGATCAGAAGACCGTCGAGGTCACCGGCAGCCGGGTCCATCTCACCGGCAAAGAATATCAGATGCTGGAGCTTCTCTCCCTGCGGAAGGGCACGACCCTCACGAAGGAGATGTTCCTCAACCACCTCTATGGCGGCATGGACGAGCCCGAGCTCAAGATCATCGACGTCTTCATCTGCAAGCTGCGCAAGAAGCTGGCCAACGCCTCCTCCGGCAAGAACTACATCGAGACCGTATGGGGACGCGGCTACGTGCTGCGCGAGCCCAACGAAGGCGAAGAGCGGATCGCCGTCTGA
- the cheR2 gene encoding Chemotaxis protein methyltransferase Cher2: protein MTDLEFDFLRGYLKTRSGLALSAEKRYLIESRLTPVCRRFNLATLHDLVTMLKASRDQSLERAVVEAMTTNETFFFRDRVPFDLFRDVLLPEALVRRAAQRRLRIWCAASSTGQEPYSLAMLIQDAAPRLAGWQVDIVATDLSTEVLEKAKAGLYSHFEVQRGLPVQSLLKHFEQVGEQWRISASLRQMVDFRPLNLLHPFESLGAFDIIYCRNVLIYFDAPTKGDVLGRLSSSLTPDGVVLLGAAETVIGLTDRLVPHPQHRGLYGQAPASGRPGLTTQPPLPLRKVVGL, encoded by the coding sequence ATGACCGACCTCGAGTTCGACTTCCTGCGCGGCTACCTCAAGACGCGCTCCGGCCTCGCCCTCAGCGCCGAGAAGCGCTACCTCATCGAAAGCCGGCTCACGCCGGTTTGCCGCCGCTTCAATCTGGCGACCCTCCACGATCTCGTCACCATGCTGAAAGCATCGCGCGACCAGAGCCTGGAACGCGCGGTGGTCGAGGCGATGACCACGAACGAAACCTTCTTCTTCCGCGACCGCGTCCCCTTCGACCTGTTCCGGGACGTGCTGCTGCCGGAAGCCCTGGTCCGCCGCGCGGCCCAGCGCCGCCTGCGGATCTGGTGCGCGGCGTCCTCCACGGGCCAGGAGCCGTATTCCCTGGCTATGCTGATCCAGGACGCGGCGCCGCGCCTCGCCGGATGGCAGGTGGATATCGTCGCCACCGACCTCTCCACCGAGGTGCTGGAGAAGGCCAAGGCCGGCCTCTACAGCCATTTCGAGGTGCAGCGCGGCCTGCCGGTGCAATCCCTGCTGAAACATTTCGAGCAGGTGGGCGAGCAATGGCGGATCTCCGCGAGCCTGCGCCAGATGGTGGATTTCCGCCCGCTGAACCTGCTGCACCCGTTCGAATCGCTCGGGGCGTTCGACATCATCTATTGCCGCAACGTGCTGATCTATTTCGATGCACCGACGAAGGGCGACGTTTTGGGACGTCTCAGTTCCAGCTTGACCCCGGACGGCGTCGTCCTCCTGGGCGCCGCGGAAACGGTCATCGGTCTCACCGACCGGCTCGTGCCGCACCCGCAGCATCGCGGGCTCTACGGCCAGGCGCCCGCCTCCGGCCGGCCGGGCTTGACCACGCAACCGCCGCTGCCGCTGCGGAAAGTGGTCGGGCTGTAA
- the cheB_3 gene encoding Chemotaxis response regulator protein-glutamate methylesterase: MAAAASVPVFAPSAGGTAGNAARVRVMIADDSAVVRGLVARWIGEAGFEVVATASNGRIALDSMARTDPDVVLLDIDMPELDGTQALPLILAKSPGIQVVMMSTLTTRNADISLRCLALGAVDYLAKPESNRGVTTSDTFRAELIERVRVFGAARARRRPHAAPAAVGAAHIAPAPAQRPATPFVLRPKARTGIPPRCLLIGSSTGGPRAVGEVLEKIGSATLRQFPVLIVQHMPPVFTAVFAEHLGARVGLPAAEGKPDERIQPGRIYVAPGGRHMGLQGSRNDLSIRLDDGPVVNFCRPAVDVLFHDAAALYGAAALAVILTGMGSDGTNGARSLTDAGAPVLAQDEATSTVWGMPGSVAKAGLAQAVLPLGDLGSALRNLLTGHGA, from the coding sequence ATGGCCGCTGCCGCCTCCGTTCCAGTCTTCGCTCCCTCCGCGGGAGGCACCGCGGGGAACGCCGCTCGTGTGCGCGTCATGATCGCCGACGATTCGGCGGTGGTTCGCGGTCTCGTCGCCCGATGGATCGGCGAGGCGGGATTCGAGGTGGTGGCGACCGCTTCCAACGGCCGGATCGCCCTGGACTCCATGGCGCGCACCGATCCCGACGTTGTGCTCCTCGACATCGACATGCCGGAACTCGACGGGACGCAGGCCCTGCCTCTGATTCTCGCCAAGAGCCCGGGCATCCAGGTCGTCATGATGTCGACGCTGACGACGCGCAACGCCGACATCTCCCTGCGATGTCTCGCCCTCGGCGCCGTCGACTACCTCGCCAAGCCGGAGAGCAATCGCGGCGTCACCACCTCGGACACGTTCCGCGCCGAACTTATCGAGCGCGTCCGCGTGTTCGGAGCCGCCCGTGCCCGGCGACGACCGCATGCCGCTCCCGCTGCCGTGGGAGCGGCCCACATCGCCCCGGCGCCGGCTCAACGACCGGCGACACCATTTGTCCTGCGCCCGAAGGCCCGCACCGGGATCCCGCCGCGCTGCCTTCTCATCGGTTCCTCCACTGGCGGCCCGCGCGCGGTCGGCGAAGTGCTGGAGAAGATCGGCAGCGCCACCCTGCGCCAGTTCCCGGTGCTGATCGTCCAGCACATGCCCCCGGTCTTCACGGCGGTCTTCGCCGAGCATCTCGGTGCCAGAGTCGGCCTGCCCGCCGCGGAAGGGAAGCCAGACGAGCGTATCCAGCCGGGACGCATCTACGTGGCGCCGGGGGGCCGCCATATGGGCCTGCAGGGAAGCCGGAACGACCTCTCGATCCGGCTCGACGACGGACCGGTCGTCAATTTCTGCCGGCCCGCGGTGGACGTGTTGTTCCACGATGCCGCCGCCCTCTACGGCGCGGCGGCCCTGGCCGTGATCCTCACCGGAATGGGATCCGACGGGACCAACGGCGCGCGCTCGCTCACCGATGCCGGTGCGCCCGTGCTCGCTCAGGACGAGGCGACCAGCACCGTCTGGGGCATGCCCGGCAGCGTCGCCAAGGCGGGCCTCGCCCAGGCCGTCCTGCCGCTCGGTGATCTCGGATCGGCACTCCGCAACCTCCTGACGGGGCATGGCGCATGA
- the cheA_2 gene encoding Chemotaxis protein CheA: MDDLLREFLTESAEHLDTVDAELVRFEQDPNNQTILRNIFRLVHTIKGTCGFLGLPRLEALAHAAETLMGQFRDGMPVSSPAVSLILVTLDRLKQILGDLEVTGTEPTGNDDDLINALDAMSAAPFVAPAPVVETKLPDPVVRELKPGEVSLDDLERAFLEAEGPDLSEPLPLEPAPVAMAEPKQPEFTAPEFEPASLAEDSSSKSANRKNGSDAPSGESEGGASKVQSIRVNVDTLEHLMTMVSELVLTRNQLLEIARRHDDSTYKVPLQRLSHVTAELQEGVMKTRMQPIGNAWQKLPRVVRDLSSELGKQIELIMSGAETELDRQVLEVIKDPLTHMVRNSADHGIESTADRKAAGKPARGTIRLAAYHEGGTITIEIADDGKGLDLAAIRRKAVERNVASQSEIDKMTDAQVAKFIFHPGFSTAKAVTSVSGRGVGMDVVKTNIELIGGVIDINTQLGRGTTFTIKIPLTLAIIAALIVKAGDLRYAVPQVAVLELVRVDKATAQKVERINGSPVLRLRERLLPIVTLTGVLGQKENAESIDSGFVVVAQVGRQRFGILVDEVFHTEEIVVKPMSSKLRHLPLFAGNTILGDGAVVLIVDPNGIARQVSQGTQTGAIPVDAEPEETDAADAKATLLVFKGGGGSFKAVPLSLVTRLEEIEASKIEWVGGRPLIQYRGRLMPLVPADQSIEIRSEGTQALVVFSDGERAMGLVVDEIIDIVEERLDVEIAAERSDLIGSAVLRGRATEIINIAHFLPLAYDDWARGAHKPEKRNATLLLVDDSAFFRDMLSPVLKAAGYNVITAGSAEAALTTLMANGRIDVVVCDLEMPGRSGFDLVAAMRKGDERLSQLPVIGLSGTVGIDAIERARSLSILDLVAKFDRSGLISALGEVDIVSLPKAA; the protein is encoded by the coding sequence ATGGATGACTTGCTGCGTGAGTTTCTGACCGAGAGCGCAGAGCATCTCGATACCGTGGACGCCGAACTCGTCCGCTTCGAGCAGGATCCCAACAACCAGACGATCCTCCGGAACATTTTCCGCCTCGTCCACACGATCAAGGGGACGTGCGGCTTCCTCGGCCTTCCGCGCCTCGAAGCGCTGGCGCATGCGGCCGAGACGCTGATGGGCCAGTTCCGCGACGGCATGCCGGTGAGCAGCCCCGCCGTCAGTCTCATCCTCGTGACGCTCGACCGGCTCAAGCAGATCCTCGGCGATCTCGAGGTCACCGGCACCGAGCCGACCGGCAACGACGACGATCTGATCAACGCCCTCGATGCGATGTCGGCCGCCCCGTTCGTGGCGCCGGCCCCCGTGGTCGAGACAAAGCTCCCCGACCCCGTCGTTCGTGAGCTGAAGCCGGGCGAAGTCTCGCTCGACGATCTGGAGCGCGCCTTCCTCGAAGCCGAAGGCCCCGACCTGTCTGAGCCGCTCCCCCTGGAGCCGGCACCCGTCGCCATGGCCGAACCGAAGCAGCCCGAGTTCACCGCTCCCGAGTTCGAACCTGCGTCGCTTGCCGAGGATTCCTCCTCAAAGAGCGCCAACCGGAAGAACGGGTCGGACGCTCCGTCCGGGGAATCCGAGGGCGGCGCCTCGAAGGTCCAGAGCATCCGCGTCAACGTCGACACGCTCGAACACCTCATGACGATGGTCTCCGAGCTGGTTCTGACTCGCAACCAGCTCCTCGAGATCGCCCGCCGCCACGACGACTCGACCTACAAGGTTCCTCTGCAGCGCCTCAGCCATGTGACGGCCGAGCTGCAGGAAGGCGTCATGAAGACGCGCATGCAGCCGATCGGCAATGCCTGGCAGAAGCTGCCGCGCGTGGTCCGCGACCTCTCGTCGGAACTCGGCAAGCAGATCGAGCTCATCATGAGCGGTGCCGAGACCGAGCTCGACCGTCAGGTGCTCGAGGTCATCAAGGATCCGCTCACCCACATGGTGCGCAACTCGGCCGATCACGGCATCGAATCCACCGCCGACCGGAAGGCGGCGGGCAAGCCGGCACGCGGCACGATCCGTCTCGCCGCCTATCACGAGGGCGGCACGATCACGATCGAGATCGCCGATGACGGCAAGGGCCTCGATCTCGCCGCCATCCGCCGCAAGGCCGTGGAGCGCAACGTCGCGAGCCAGTCCGAGATCGACAAGATGACCGACGCCCAGGTGGCGAAATTCATCTTCCATCCCGGCTTCTCGACGGCGAAGGCGGTCACCTCGGTCTCCGGCCGCGGCGTCGGCATGGATGTGGTGAAGACGAATATCGAGCTGATCGGCGGCGTCATCGACATCAACACGCAGCTCGGCCGCGGCACCACCTTCACCATCAAGATCCCGCTGACGCTGGCGATCATCGCCGCCCTCATCGTCAAGGCCGGCGACCTTCGCTATGCCGTTCCGCAGGTGGCCGTGCTGGAACTCGTGCGCGTCGACAAGGCGACCGCCCAGAAGGTGGAGCGCATCAACGGCTCGCCGGTGCTGCGCCTGCGCGAGCGACTCCTCCCGATCGTGACCCTCACCGGGGTGCTGGGTCAGAAGGAGAATGCCGAGAGCATCGATTCCGGTTTCGTGGTGGTCGCACAGGTCGGCCGTCAGCGCTTCGGCATCCTGGTGGACGAAGTCTTCCACACGGAAGAGATCGTCGTGAAGCCGATGTCGTCCAAGTTGCGCCACCTGCCGCTGTTCGCCGGCAACACCATTCTCGGCGACGGTGCCGTGGTCCTGATCGTCGATCCCAACGGCATCGCCCGTCAGGTCAGCCAGGGCACGCAGACGGGCGCCATCCCGGTGGATGCAGAGCCGGAGGAGACCGATGCCGCCGACGCCAAGGCGACGCTGCTGGTGTTCAAGGGCGGCGGAGGCAGCTTCAAGGCGGTGCCGCTCTCGCTCGTGACACGGCTCGAGGAAATCGAGGCGAGCAAGATCGAGTGGGTCGGCGGACGCCCGCTGATCCAGTACCGTGGCCGGCTCATGCCGCTGGTCCCGGCCGATCAGTCGATCGAGATCAGGAGCGAGGGGACACAGGCCCTGGTGGTATTCTCGGACGGCGAACGGGCTATGGGCCTCGTGGTCGACGAGATCATCGACATCGTCGAGGAGCGTCTCGACGTGGAGATCGCAGCCGAGCGTTCGGACCTCATCGGTTCGGCGGTCCTGCGCGGCCGCGCCACCGAGATCATCAACATCGCCCACTTCCTGCCGCTCGCCTACGACGACTGGGCCCGGGGCGCGCACAAGCCCGAGAAGCGCAATGCGACGCTGCTGCTCGTGGACGATTCGGCCTTCTTCCGCGACATGCTCAGCCCGGTCCTGAAGGCCGCCGGCTACAACGTGATCACCGCCGGAAGCGCGGAAGCCGCCCTCACCACGCTGATGGCCAACGGTCGTATCGACGTGGTGGTGTGCGACCTGGAAATGCCGGGCCGAAGCGGCTTCGACCTCGTCGCCGCCATGCGGAAGGGTGACGAGCGTCTCTCCCAGCTACCGGTCATCGGCCTTTCCGGGACGGTCGGCATCGACGCCATCGAGCGGGCTCGCTCCCTCTCGATCCTCGATCTGGTGGCGAAGTTCGATCGCAGCGGGCTGATTTCGGCCCTCGGCGAAGTCGACATTGTCAGCCTTCCCAAAGCCGCCTGA